The Candida albicans SC5314 chromosome 5, complete sequence genome includes a region encoding these proteins:
- a CDS encoding glucose-6-phosphate 1-epimerase (Similar to an aldose 1-epimerase-related protein; antigenic during murine systemic infection; protein present in exponential and stationary phase yeast cultures; Hap43-induced; Spider biofilm repressed): MPVEELEDRVIITDPNDSTNRATILKFGATVVSWKNNNQEKLWLSEGAHLDGSKAVRGGIPLVFPVFGKQKDSNHPTFKLPQHGFARNSTWEFLGQTQESPITVQFGLGPENVDPETLKLWNYDFTLILTVSLTKDKLVTSIDVENTGKEAFEFNWLFHTYYRIHDITDTLVTNLIDQQCYDQLIGESYIEKAPVISFHEEFDRIYSKVSLEKSIQVVDKGQVLFNLHRKNLPDSVVWNPWTKKAEGMADFQPKSGFHQMVCVEPGHVNSMVSLPAGGKWSGGQEITIGGEIKVQANIY; this comes from the coding sequence ATGCCAGTTGAAGAGCTTGAAGACCGTGTTATCATTACTGATCCAAATGACTCAACTAACAGAGCCAccattttgaaatttggtGCTACTGTAGTTTCTTGgaaaaacaataatcaagaaaaattgtgGTTATCAGAAGGTGCTCATTTAGATGGAAGTAAAGCCGTTAGAGGTGGTATCCCATTAGTTTTCCCAGTTTTCGgtaaacaaaaagattCAAATCATCCAACTTTCAAATTACCTCAACATGGATTTGCTCGTAATTCAACTTGGGAATTCTTGGGACAAACTCAAGAAAGTCCTATTACGGTTCAATTTGGATTAGGTCCAGAAAATGTTGATCCAGaaactttgaaattatGGAATTATGATTTCACTTTGATTTTAACTGTTAGTTTGACTAAAGATAAATTGGTTACTTCAATTGACGTGGAAAACACTGGTAAAGAAgcatttgaatttaattggTTGTTCCATACATATTATAGAATCCATGACATCACCGATACATTAGTTACCAATTTAATTGACCAACAATGTTACgatcaattgattggtGAATCATATATCGAAAAGGCACCAGTTATCAGTTTCcatgaagaatttgatagaatttattcaaaagtCAGTTTGGAAAAATCCATTCAAGTCGTTGATAAAGGTCAAGTTCTTTTCAATCTTCATAGAAAAAACTTGCCTGATTCCGTTGTATGGAATCCATGGACTAAGAAAGCTGAAGGTATGGCTGATTTCCAACCAAAATCAGGGTTTCATCAAATGGTCTGTGTTGAGCCAGGTCATGTTAACTCAATGGTCTCTTTACCAGCTGGTGGGAAATGGTCAGGTGGTCAAGAAATCACTATTGGCGGTGAGATTAAAGTTCAAGCtaatatttattag
- the AUR1 gene encoding inositol phosphorylceramide synthase (Inositolphosphorylceramide (IPC) synthase; catalyzes the key step in sphingolipid biosynthesis; antifungal drug target; flow model biofilm induced; Spider biofilm induced) gives MASSILRSKIIQKPYQLFHYYFLSEKAPGSTVSDLNFDTNIQTSLRKLKHHHWTVGEIFHYGFLVSILFFVFVVFPASFFIKLPIILAFATCFLIPLTSQFFLPALPVFTWLALYFTCAKIPQEWKPAITVKVLPAMETILYGDNLSNVLATITTGVLDILAWLPYGIIHFSFPFVLAAIIFLFGPPTALRSFGFAFGYMNLLGVLIQMAFPAAPPWYKNLHGLEPANYSMHGSPGGLGRIDKLLGVDMYTTGFSNSSIIFGAFPSLHSGCCIMEVLFLCWLFPRFKFVWVTYASWLWWSTMYLTHHYFVDLIGGAMLSLTVFEFTKYKYLPKNKEGLFCRWSYTEIEKIDIQEIDPLSYNYIPINSNDNESRLYTRVYQESQVSPPSRAETPEAFEMSNFSRSRQSSKTQVPLSNLTNNDQVPGINEEDEEEEGDEISSSTPSVFEDEPQGSTYAASSATSVDDLDSKRN, from the coding sequence ATGGCATCTTCTATTTTGCGTTccaaaataatacaaaaacCGTACCAATTATTCCACTACTATTTTCTTCTGGAGAAGGCTCCTGGTTCTACAGTTagtgatttgaattttgataCAAACATACAAACGAGTTTACGTAAATTAAAGCATCATCATTGGACGGTGGGAGAAATATTCCATTATGGGTTTTTGGTTTCCATACTTTTTTTCGTGTTTGTGGTTTTCCCAGCTTcattttttataaaattaCCAATAATCTTAGCATTTGCTACTTGTTTTTTAATACCCTTAACAtcacaattttttcttcctgCCTTGCCCGTTTTCACTTGGTTGGCATTATATTTTACGTGTGCTAAAATACCTCAAGAATGGAAACCAGCTATCACAGTTAAAGTTTTACCAGCTATGGAAACAATTTTGTACGGcgataatttatcaaatgttTTGGCAACCATCACTACCGGAGTGTTAGATATATTGGCATGGTTACCATATGGGATTATTCATTTCAGTTTCCCATTTGTACTTGCTgctattatatttttatttgggCCACCGACGGCATTAAGATCATTTGGGTTTGCCTTTGGTTATATGAACTTGCTTGGAGTCTTGATTCAAATGGCATTCCCAGCTGCTCCTCCATGGTACAAAAACTTGCACGGATTAGAACCAGCTAATTATTCAATGCACGGGTCTCCTGGTGGACTTGGAAGGATAGATAAATTGTTAGGTGTTGATATGTATACCACCggattttccaattcatcaatcatTTTTGGGGCATTCCCATCGTTACATTCAGGATGTTGTATCATGGAAGTGTTATTTTTGTGTTGGTTGTTTCCACGATTCAAGTTTGTGTGGGTTACATACGCATCTTGGCTTTGGTGGAGCACGATGTATTTGACTCATCACTACTTTGTCGATTTGATTGGTGGAGCCATGTTATCTTTGACTGTTTTTGAATTCactaaatataaatatttgccaaaaaacaaagaaggCCTTTTCTGTCGTTGGTCATACactgaaattgaaaaaatcgaTATCCAAGAAATTGACCCTTTATCATACAATTATATCCCTATCAACAgcaatgataatgaaagCAGATTGTATACGAGAGTGTACCAAGAGTCTCAGGTTAGTCCCCCACTGAGAGCTGAAACACCTGAAGCATTTGAGATGTCAAATTTTTCTAGGTCCAGACAAAGCTCAAAGACTCAGGTTCCATTGAGTAATCTTACTAACAATGATCAAGTGCCTGGAATTAACGAAGaggatgaagaagaagaaggcGATGAAATTTCGTCGAGTACTCCTTCGGTGTTTGAAGACGAACCACAGGGTAGCACATATGCTGCATCCTCAGCTACATCAGTAGATGATTTGGATTCCAAAAGAAATTAG